A section of the Marinoscillum sp. 108 genome encodes:
- a CDS encoding PKD domain-containing protein encodes MKKQMKNYIRNGWLLMSALTLVFLASCNEDEPEPKEVVASFQFELGETNFLEVTFTNFSQNATTYAWDFGDGETSNEENPVHSYAAADTYEVKLTATNDAGESATRTQSITLSDPDEELTKLAGVESKTWILQREGVVLGIGPAGGDTQWWSFGGVTPHGDRPCILDDEYTFNRADLSFDKNTNGTLFTDGTGNGGWNNTVPDVCNSESTVDWMSEGSIDMSAYKSGGDYTFELSSNTLTISGDGVYIGLANKTNAGDIGTAQSPQNKIVYSIIKLVDHDDVDSLQLAMQVDGGDVYWSFFLVHYDDASLMPPIPSAEPRAAFSSAAENLVVTFTNSSANATSYAWDFGDGGTSTDENPVHTYAEAGDYDVTLTAKDDNGLTSSVTQTVSVSAATYSSEIWASAEGKVWTLAPVAGAFRVGPAIGSGEWFASSADDATARACQYDDEFIFATDGSFTFDSKGAMYGEGFMGVDPAGCVNDGDIGGVYAGFVTSTGYTFATTDATDTDRASVTVTGTGAFLGFNKGYNGGEYNGSDAALQGATTYKIFSYFNDGTVERVDVAVDISAEQNGTAWWTMILEAQ; translated from the coding sequence ATGAAGAAGCAAATGAAAAATTATATCCGAAATGGATGGCTTTTAATGAGTGCGCTTACACTTGTTTTTCTGGCCTCATGTAATGAAGACGAGCCAGAGCCCAAAGAAGTGGTTGCGAGTTTTCAGTTCGAACTTGGCGAGACTAACTTCCTGGAAGTAACTTTTACAAATTTCTCTCAAAACGCCACAACTTATGCATGGGATTTTGGTGATGGCGAGACATCTAACGAGGAAAATCCGGTACACTCCTATGCAGCAGCAGATACTTATGAGGTAAAGCTTACAGCCACCAATGATGCTGGTGAATCAGCTACAAGAACTCAGTCAATTACCCTATCTGATCCGGACGAAGAACTGACTAAATTGGCAGGTGTGGAATCCAAAACATGGATTCTTCAGAGAGAGGGAGTAGTATTGGGTATAGGGCCAGCTGGCGGTGATACCCAGTGGTGGAGTTTCGGTGGTGTGACCCCACATGGTGATCGTCCTTGTATTTTGGATGATGAGTATACATTTAACCGTGCGGACCTTTCCTTTGACAAAAACACGAATGGAACCCTCTTTACAGACGGAACTGGCAATGGCGGATGGAATAATACCGTGCCAGATGTGTGTAACAGTGAGTCTACTGTGGATTGGATGTCTGAGGGAAGCATCGATATGAGCGCTTACAAGAGTGGTGGAGATTATACATTTGAGTTGAGCAGTAATACATTGACTATTTCAGGCGATGGTGTTTACATAGGTTTGGCCAATAAGACCAATGCTGGTGATATAGGTACTGCGCAAAGCCCTCAAAATAAGATTGTTTACTCAATCATTAAATTGGTGGATCATGATGATGTGGATTCACTGCAGCTGGCTATGCAAGTAGACGGAGGGGATGTCTACTGGAGTTTCTTCCTTGTGCATTATGATGATGCTTCTTTGATGCCTCCAATTCCTTCAGCTGAGCCTAGAGCAGCATTTTCATCAGCCGCTGAAAATCTGGTAGTGACCTTCACCAACTCATCAGCCAATGCGACAAGCTATGCGTGGGATTTCGGCGATGGTGGTACTTCTACAGATGAAAATCCGGTACACACTTATGCAGAAGCTGGTGATTACGATGTAACACTTACTGCCAAAGATGACAATGGTTTGACTTCAAGCGTAACACAAACGGTTTCTGTAAGTGCAGCTACTTATTCATCTGAAATATGGGCGTCTGCTGAGGGTAAAGTATGGACACTTGCCCCTGTGGCTGGAGCTTTCAGAGTAGGCCCGGCTATTGGAAGTGGAGAGTGGTTTGCCAGCTCCGCCGATGATGCCACTGCTCGTGCTTGCCAGTATGATGATGAGTTTATATTTGCAACAGATGGCTCCTTTACCTTTGACTCCAAAGGGGCAATGTATGGCGAAGGCTTTATGGGTGTGGATCCTGCCGGATGTGTGAATGATGGGGATATCGGTGGAGTTTATGCAGGTTTCGTGACCAGCACTGGTTACACCTTTGCCACCACTGACGCTACAGACACAGATCGAGCATCTGTTACCGTCACAGGTACTGGCGCCTTCCTTGGATTTAATAAAGGATATAATGGTGGAGAGTACAATGGCTCAGACGCTGCACTCCAGGGAGCTACCACCTACAAAATCTTCTCCTACTTTAACGACGGTACAGTAGAGCGAGTGGATGTAGCTGTGGACATCTCTGCAGAGCAGAACGGAACAGCCTGGTGGACAATGATTTTGGAAGCGCAGTAA
- a CDS encoding family 16 glycosylhydrolase, with translation MHFLKKSFLPSLLILSLLSCDSNEGEPSPQLPGISINDLEISERKEDFSITLDVTLSEVSADLVVVSYETVEGSAVADQDFKHITGQLIFQAGSVRESITLTIFSDEKMEDDESFSIRLFDPANAVMNDSSALIVIKNFDTTPPPNELVIPTQGYTSPESYDGWNLVWQDEFDQESLNTEDWTYEIGNGHSGWGNNELEYYTNENTSMVDGNLVITARKESRGGYHYTSSRIITKNKQEFKYGRVDIRAVLPFGQGIWPALWMLGANIDQVSWPACGEIDIMELIGGNNRDNTTHGTAHWSGANGYANYGGSKKLSSGIFADEYHVFSVIWNESSITWLLDGVEFHVIDTTPADLSEFRNDFFFIFNVAVGGNWPGSPNTSTVFPQYMIVDYIRVFQTQ, from the coding sequence ATGCACTTTTTAAAAAAAAGCTTCTTACCCTCATTGCTCATTTTATCACTTCTTAGTTGTGATTCCAACGAAGGTGAGCCCTCACCTCAATTACCCGGTATCTCGATCAATGATCTAGAAATTTCCGAAAGAAAGGAAGATTTTAGCATCACCCTGGATGTTACACTTTCTGAAGTTTCAGCTGACCTGGTTGTTGTTTCATACGAAACCGTGGAAGGATCAGCTGTGGCTGACCAAGACTTTAAGCATATCACCGGACAGCTTATTTTTCAAGCTGGTTCTGTGCGTGAAAGCATCACGCTAACCATATTTAGCGATGAAAAAATGGAAGACGATGAGTCCTTTTCGATACGTCTTTTTGATCCGGCAAATGCCGTAATGAATGATAGTTCGGCGTTGATCGTCATCAAAAACTTTGACACTACACCGCCACCCAACGAGCTTGTGATCCCAACTCAGGGGTACACCTCACCAGAGAGTTATGACGGTTGGAATCTTGTATGGCAGGATGAGTTCGATCAGGAATCTCTCAATACCGAAGATTGGACCTACGAGATTGGCAACGGCCATAGTGGGTGGGGAAATAATGAACTGGAATATTATACAAATGAGAATACCTCTATGGTGGATGGCAACCTGGTGATTACTGCCAGGAAGGAATCAAGAGGAGGGTACCACTATACATCATCGAGAATCATCACCAAGAACAAACAGGAATTTAAGTATGGACGGGTGGATATCAGAGCCGTGTTGCCCTTTGGTCAGGGTATCTGGCCTGCATTGTGGATGCTGGGTGCTAACATTGATCAGGTAAGCTGGCCGGCTTGTGGTGAAATTGACATTATGGAGTTGATTGGAGGGAACAATCGGGACAATACTACACACGGAACTGCTCACTGGAGCGGCGCCAATGGGTATGCCAACTATGGGGGAAGCAAGAAGTTAAGCTCCGGAATATTCGCAGATGAATATCATGTATTTTCTGTTATCTGGAATGAAAGTTCTATCACGTGGCTACTCGATGGAGTCGAATTTCATGTGATAGACACCACCCCGGCAGATCTTTCTGAGTTTAGAAATGACTTCTTTTTCATATTTAATGTGGCCGTAGGGGGAAATTGGCCGGGAAGTCCTAATACGAGTACTGTTTTCCCACAATACATGATTGTGGACTACATTCGCGTCTTTCAGACACAATAG
- a CDS encoding family 16 glycosylhydrolase has translation MINLLKWIPGVLITSLTLYSCSQVKSGSLSEQPEEKRLELVWEDDFTDPVLDDEKWTATIGDGCPDFCGFGNNELQYYSDREKNLRIEDGKLIIQALKDTLGNGGYSSAKIVTKGKGDWKYGKVLVRAKVPYGRGTWPAIWMLPTMDGERKWPLDGEIDIMEHVGYNQGMIYGTIHSKKYNHLIGTQKVDSIALPDAHETFHDYGFEWSEESMTWSIDSEPYYTIHKGDEGYEGWPFDQPFHLIFNLAVGGNWGGKYGIEDSIWPQTLEIDFVKIYQ, from the coding sequence ATGATTAATTTATTAAAGTGGATACCTGGGGTACTTATTACCTCTCTGACCTTATACAGTTGCTCGCAAGTGAAGAGTGGAAGCCTTTCAGAACAACCTGAGGAAAAGAGATTGGAATTGGTGTGGGAGGATGACTTTACAGATCCTGTACTTGATGATGAGAAGTGGACCGCTACGATCGGCGATGGATGTCCTGATTTTTGTGGTTTTGGAAACAATGAGCTGCAGTATTATTCTGACCGGGAGAAAAACTTAAGAATCGAAGACGGCAAGCTGATCATTCAGGCCTTAAAGGATACCTTGGGCAATGGTGGCTATTCGAGTGCGAAGATCGTGACTAAGGGCAAGGGTGATTGGAAGTACGGTAAAGTGCTGGTGCGGGCAAAGGTTCCTTATGGGCGTGGGACCTGGCCAGCTATATGGATGCTGCCTACCATGGATGGAGAAAGAAAATGGCCTCTGGATGGAGAAATTGACATTATGGAGCATGTAGGCTACAATCAGGGAATGATTTACGGCACCATCCATTCCAAGAAGTATAACCATCTCATAGGTACACAAAAGGTGGACAGTATAGCCTTGCCGGATGCTCATGAAACCTTTCATGACTATGGTTTTGAGTGGTCGGAAGAGTCCATGACCTGGTCCATCGATTCAGAACCTTATTATACCATTCACAAGGGGGATGAAGGCTACGAAGGATGGCCTTTTGATCAGCCGTTTCACCTTATTTTCAACCTGGCTGTAGGAGGAAATTGGGGTGGGAAATATGGTATCGAAGACAGTATCTGGCCTCAGACCCTTGAAATAGATTTTGTAAAAATTTACCAATAA
- the bglX gene encoding beta-glucosidase BglX translates to MTKYLSLAIIISIIFGSCTPATETNTISDKTISYKVDSLMSLMTLAEKIGQTNMYNGTWEFTGPIPADNSSQEKAEQIKNGMVGAMINVLSAKATREAQKMAVENSRLGIPLLFGYDVIHGYKTMLPVPLAQAASWSDDAARQGAEIAAREAASAGQHWTFSPMIDVSRDARWGRIMESAGEDPYLSSVMARAWVQGYQGKSLADPVSIAACAKHFAAYGFAEAGRDYNTVDISDQTLYNVVFPPFKAASDAGVATFMNAFNEINGVPATGSTFLQRDILKGAWGFEGFMVSDWGSIGEMVTHGFARDNKHAAELAMNAGSDMDMESRAYERELEGLITEGKVDIVALDDAVKRILKLKYALGLFEDPYRYCDEQREKETLLAVENLQGAREIARKTMVLFKNENNILPLSKEVNSVAVIGQLAGSKDIPLGNWRGQAVTNSAVSLLEGVQSAVSDQSKVAFAEGYILSTGTRDFIHELDIQPGDESGFAEAIRLAKSSEVVIMAVGEDCFQTGEGRSQADIALKGNQQQLLMEVLKVNKNVIVVLMNGRPLAIPEVMDQAPAIIEAWFAGSEAGNAIADVIFGDYNPSGKLPVSFPHHVGQEPLHYDRKNTGRPVTNDFDSGLVFWSHYTDAPTESLLPFGFGLSYSTFEYSNFSVTPKEKGATVTVDVTNSSKIDGTETVQVYVRDVVATVTQPVKRLVDFQQMEVSAGETRKVTFDLSEEDFGFYHKNYDFYAEDGVFDVMIGGNSRDLQSIGVTLSF, encoded by the coding sequence ATGACAAAATACCTAAGCCTGGCGATAATCATTTCCATTATTTTCGGTAGTTGCACACCTGCTACCGAAACCAATACCATTTCGGACAAGACCATTTCTTACAAAGTGGATAGCCTCATGTCGCTGATGACGCTAGCGGAGAAAATCGGTCAAACCAACATGTATAATGGTACATGGGAATTTACAGGTCCTATTCCTGCTGACAATAGCAGTCAGGAGAAGGCTGAGCAAATCAAGAATGGGATGGTAGGAGCCATGATCAACGTGCTTTCTGCGAAAGCTACCAGAGAAGCTCAGAAAATGGCCGTCGAAAATAGCCGCTTAGGGATACCACTGCTTTTTGGATATGATGTCATACATGGGTACAAGACCATGCTTCCTGTGCCGCTGGCACAAGCTGCCAGCTGGAGTGATGATGCTGCCCGCCAGGGGGCGGAAATAGCTGCTAGGGAGGCCGCTTCCGCAGGCCAACACTGGACGTTCTCACCAATGATAGATGTGAGCCGGGATGCCCGATGGGGGCGAATCATGGAAAGCGCAGGAGAAGACCCCTACTTGAGCTCAGTGATGGCCAGAGCGTGGGTGCAGGGATATCAGGGAAAAAGCCTGGCTGATCCTGTTTCCATAGCCGCTTGCGCTAAGCATTTTGCGGCCTATGGTTTTGCAGAAGCAGGCAGAGACTACAATACCGTGGATATATCGGATCAGACATTGTACAATGTTGTTTTTCCACCGTTCAAGGCCGCATCTGATGCAGGTGTGGCTACTTTTATGAATGCATTCAATGAAATTAACGGAGTTCCGGCCACAGGGAGCACGTTCTTACAGCGTGACATTCTTAAGGGGGCCTGGGGATTTGAGGGGTTCATGGTCTCTGATTGGGGATCCATAGGAGAGATGGTGACTCATGGGTTTGCACGGGATAATAAGCATGCTGCGGAGCTGGCAATGAATGCCGGTAGTGATATGGACATGGAATCTCGCGCATACGAACGAGAGTTGGAAGGGCTTATAACAGAGGGTAAGGTAGATATAGTGGCGCTGGATGATGCCGTAAAACGAATTTTGAAATTGAAGTATGCACTGGGCCTGTTTGAGGATCCTTATCGGTACTGTGATGAGCAAAGAGAGAAGGAAACCTTGCTGGCTGTGGAAAATTTGCAGGGCGCCAGGGAAATTGCTCGAAAAACAATGGTTTTGTTTAAAAATGAAAACAATATTCTTCCCTTATCTAAAGAAGTGAATTCCGTTGCAGTGATAGGGCAACTCGCTGGTAGTAAGGATATTCCTCTTGGAAACTGGAGAGGTCAGGCAGTCACTAATTCTGCTGTTTCTTTATTGGAGGGTGTACAAAGTGCGGTGAGTGATCAGTCAAAAGTGGCTTTCGCAGAAGGGTATATTCTTTCCACGGGCACAAGGGACTTTATCCATGAGTTGGATATTCAGCCAGGGGACGAAAGCGGGTTTGCTGAAGCCATCAGGTTAGCCAAATCCTCCGAAGTGGTGATCATGGCTGTTGGTGAAGATTGTTTTCAGACAGGTGAGGGCAGGAGTCAGGCTGACATTGCACTCAAAGGAAATCAGCAGCAGCTGTTAATGGAGGTTTTAAAAGTCAATAAAAACGTGATTGTGGTATTGATGAACGGCAGGCCATTGGCTATTCCTGAGGTTATGGATCAGGCCCCGGCAATTATCGAAGCATGGTTCGCCGGGTCTGAGGCAGGCAATGCCATTGCTGATGTGATTTTTGGAGATTATAACCCTTCAGGTAAGCTTCCGGTATCATTCCCTCACCATGTAGGTCAGGAGCCTCTGCACTACGACCGCAAGAATACAGGAAGACCTGTTACTAATGACTTTGATAGTGGGCTTGTCTTTTGGTCGCACTACACAGATGCACCCACAGAATCTTTGCTTCCATTTGGGTTTGGGTTGAGTTATTCCACGTTTGAATATTCCAACTTTTCCGTTACCCCAAAGGAGAAAGGAGCGACCGTCACCGTGGATGTTACCAATTCATCCAAAATAGATGGAACGGAGACGGTTCAGGTTTACGTTCGGGATGTCGTGGCCACTGTGACACAACCCGTCAAGCGACTGGTGGATTTTCAGCAAATGGAGGTATCAGCAGGAGAGACCAGAAAAGTTACTTTCGACCTATCAGAGGAGGACTTTGGTTTTTATCATAAAAACTATGACTTCTACGCAGAAGATGGTGTGTTCGATGTAATGATAGGAGGAAACTCCAGAGATTTACAGTCTATAGGGGTAACCCTCTCATTCTGA